The Arcanobacterium pinnipediorum genome includes a region encoding these proteins:
- a CDS encoding LytR C-terminal domain-containing protein, translated as MNAYIEDEFDRLAQERESLGSHRQPRRFSPWLLALAAVLVLAPLLGWGIGLWAASDSTIAEKSTQDSSAEVQQPASPDQQPSQPGQQEPADEPASEDPESAEQDAQPSAPPAQPEIDKTIGVLVLNGRGEAGLAARTAQELADQGYENVNPGDYSNARLPIDTTVYYRDAAHLQVAQDIAKNLGNVAVEDGTDLGLDADVVVILR; from the coding sequence GTGAACGCATATATAGAAGACGAATTTGACCGGCTAGCCCAAGAACGTGAGAGTCTGGGGTCACACCGTCAGCCACGGCGGTTTAGCCCATGGCTTCTTGCCCTTGCCGCAGTGCTTGTCCTTGCTCCCCTCCTCGGTTGGGGAATCGGACTGTGGGCAGCTAGTGATAGTACTATCGCGGAAAAATCAACGCAGGATTCTAGCGCTGAAGTTCAACAACCTGCTTCGCCTGACCAACAACCAAGTCAGCCCGGACAACAAGAACCTGCTGATGAGCCGGCAAGTGAAGATCCAGAGAGTGCAGAACAAGATGCGCAACCATCTGCTCCGCCTGCACAACCTGAGATTGATAAGACCATCGGTGTTTTAGTGCTAAACGGGCGAGGTGAAGCCGGATTAGCGGCGCGCACTGCGCAAGAACTGGCAGATCAGGGATATGAGAATGTCAATCCAGGAGATTACTCCAATGCGCGCTTACCCATTGATACCACGGTCTATTACCGAGATGCAGCACACCTCCAAGTAGCTCAAGATATTGCGAAGAATCTCGGAAATGTTGCTGTTGAGGACGGAACAGATCTCGGACTCGATGCAGACGTCGTCGTTATTTTGCGCTGA
- a CDS encoding DUF3263 domain-containing protein codes for MEQAQQDSSQHLTELEILIFRIEESWWRIAQTKERAIAQELHISPMRYYALLSRMLDDERVWKARPQLVDRLRRLRDGRVEERHPM; via the coding sequence ATGGAGCAGGCTCAACAAGATAGTTCGCAACATTTGACGGAATTGGAAATACTGATATTTAGAATCGAAGAATCATGGTGGAGGATTGCTCAAACAAAAGAGCGGGCCATTGCCCAAGAGCTACATATCTCTCCCATGCGTTATTATGCGCTTTTGTCGCGTATGCTTGATGATGAACGTGTCTGGAAGGCGCGGCCACAACTTGTGGATCGGTTACGTCGATTACGTGATGGGCGAGTTGAAGAACGCCACCCAATGTAA
- a CDS encoding uracil-DNA glycosylase: MNTLGNVMHPTWAQAMEPVASQIHAMGDFLREENAQHRGYLPQGKKILRAFELPLPDVRVLIVGQDPYPTPTHPVGLSFSVDRSVRPLPRSLINIYRELHDDLGITPPEHGDLTSWTEQGVMLLNRVLTVTPGSPGSHANLGWEKVTDHAFRTLAQRGGPLVAILWGKQAQSLAPLMPDVPNINTPHPSPLSAHRGFFGSKPFSRANALLVAQGGEPIDWTIV; this comes from the coding sequence ATGAATACACTCGGCAATGTTATGCATCCAACATGGGCACAGGCTATGGAACCAGTTGCTTCCCAGATTCACGCTATGGGAGATTTCTTGCGTGAAGAAAATGCTCAACACCGCGGCTACCTTCCCCAAGGCAAGAAAATCTTGCGAGCTTTTGAGCTACCTCTACCTGATGTTCGAGTGCTCATCGTCGGACAAGATCCATACCCCACCCCTACGCACCCGGTTGGTCTTTCATTTTCTGTAGATCGCTCTGTTCGCCCGTTACCTCGCTCTTTAATTAACATCTATCGTGAACTACACGACGATCTGGGTATTACGCCTCCCGAACATGGCGATCTGACCTCCTGGACCGAGCAAGGAGTGATGCTACTGAACCGCGTATTGACCGTCACCCCCGGCTCCCCAGGTTCGCACGCGAACCTGGGGTGGGAGAAGGTAACCGATCATGCCTTTAGAACTCTCGCCCAACGCGGTGGCCCACTCGTAGCAATATTGTGGGGAAAACAAGCACAATCCTTAGCCCCGCTCATGCCCGATGTACCAAATATCAACACACCTCACCCATCTCCACTATCGGCACACCGTGGCTTTTTCGGCTCTAAACCATTTTCGAGAGCTAACGCATTACTTGTAGCGCAAGGAGGCGAACCGATCGACTGGACCATCGTCTAA
- a CDS encoding thioester domain-containing protein encodes MNLVIRLLTILTATIFVLVPVGSAHADDSSYRIEAQEENLRGITMSYRPVVEANLHPGYTRQVWRTRPMLFTIKDPHNALYRAYCLEITVSINRNSPISLTDWDGFLGDNAFGIDPQVRQKVAWIVQHSFPTRSIAELAQDLDIPHLSVPQAITATQSAIWRLTDGVEPDFADLDNRSSQSEDSAAITKLYNYLLSEHNTGLDHPNLDSEIRVEVPREVGLAGELIGPITIKTALPSVSVELPDARALVDVAGNEIDLDHVQPGQEMYLDLRNVADRGNLRIVVSAMVPQYDRSLITPLISPEEHGQSLVLIRHSQQRQETEAVLQWLGVDDVCRDEAGNPVRDGLTGNVIVAGSDQCVPSLPSVPEPDSAPPVPEPHPQTSDVVTHSAPAGEDVVPGQQLAKTGFEAWYLTGMALLLIGAGVFMLRWRSTFSA; translated from the coding sequence ATGAACCTTGTCATTCGTCTATTAACTATTCTTACTGCAACTATTTTCGTGCTTGTGCCAGTAGGTAGTGCACATGCAGATGATTCCAGCTATCGTATCGAAGCTCAAGAAGAGAATCTGCGAGGTATCACGATGAGCTACCGTCCGGTAGTCGAAGCTAACCTGCATCCAGGATATACTCGCCAAGTTTGGCGCACGCGGCCAATGCTTTTTACTATCAAAGATCCGCACAACGCTCTCTATCGTGCCTATTGCCTAGAAATAACGGTTTCCATTAATCGCAACTCACCGATTTCTCTCACTGATTGGGATGGTTTCTTAGGAGATAACGCCTTTGGTATCGATCCGCAGGTGCGGCAGAAAGTGGCATGGATCGTCCAACATTCTTTCCCTACGCGAAGCATCGCCGAACTAGCCCAAGATCTCGATATTCCACATCTTTCTGTTCCACAAGCAATTACCGCCACACAATCTGCAATTTGGCGGTTGACTGACGGGGTGGAGCCAGATTTTGCAGATCTAGACAATCGCTCATCCCAAAGTGAAGATTCTGCGGCAATAACTAAGCTCTACAATTATTTATTGTCTGAGCATAATACCGGGCTAGATCACCCCAATCTGGATAGTGAGATCAGAGTGGAAGTTCCGCGTGAGGTGGGTCTTGCTGGCGAACTCATCGGCCCGATTACAATAAAAACCGCACTGCCTTCAGTTTCGGTCGAACTTCCAGATGCGAGAGCTCTGGTTGATGTTGCAGGCAATGAAATCGATCTCGATCATGTTCAGCCTGGTCAAGAGATGTATCTTGATCTGCGCAATGTCGCTGACCGTGGAAATTTACGAATTGTAGTGAGTGCTATGGTTCCACAATATGATCGTAGCTTGATTACGCCACTGATATCGCCTGAAGAACATGGCCAAAGTTTAGTGTTGATTCGTCACTCGCAACAGCGTCAGGAAACTGAAGCGGTGTTGCAATGGCTGGGGGTTGATGACGTTTGCCGCGATGAAGCCGGAAATCCAGTGCGTGATGGCTTAACGGGGAACGTAATCGTTGCCGGTTCAGACCAATGCGTGCCGAGTCTTCCATCTGTTCCAGAACCCGATAGCGCGCCGCCTGTGCCAGAACCTCATCCACAAACCTCGGATGTAGTGACACATTCAGCTCCTGCGGGTGAAGATGTTGTGCCGGGCCAACAATTGGCGAAGACGGGATTTGAAGCATGGTATTTAACGGGTATGGCATTGTTATTGATCGGTGCTGGAGTTTTTATGCTCAGGTGGCGTAGCACCTTCTCGGCGTGA